The Rosa rugosa chromosome 1, drRosRugo1.1, whole genome shotgun sequence genomic sequence ttacacaaatataactttaattaaagaaaaaagaagaggagattacattaatttaaaacatctattgccccgcaatagacgtctattgccccccaatagacgtctattggccctcaataaaaccttttttcctttcttttttctttttttctgggcCTCTGccacattttaccacaaaaagaaaaaaaaattgattagggcacccagaaaatgatccGGGCACCCACGCTGCACCTTTCTTCGCCGGTTTTCGCCGGTTGCAGACCTGTTGCCGGTTGCAGGTCCTCGATTGTTGTTTTGATCCCAGTCAGTAGATCGAAACCGCAGCACGAAGATGTCTGAATGTCAAATCAGGCCCTCGATTGCAGATCCGTTGCTCGCCTCAGTTGCTGTTGCCGGTTGCAGGCCTCGATTGCTGTTGTGAGGAGACCGGCGAGATGGAGATCAAGACGTGTGTTGGATCGTCGGAAtctgcaagagagagagagagaggcgtcGTGCAGGAGAGAGAGCGGAGAGACACGATGATTCAGATCGGCTTGGCTACCGGAGTCGAAGAAACGACGACGTGAACAGCACCGTCGTTTTCCGATGGATCGGCGTCGGAAAATGCCGCGAATCCTCTACCTCCGCCTCTGGATCAACGCGCGGAAACGCCGCCGCCGTGGAAATCCACCGAAGTCGTGttaggggggagagagagagagagagaagctccgGCGAAGGGATGGAATAGAGAGAGAATGGCAGTGGCTGCAATTTCttaattgagttgagggcacaATGGTCATTTGATGTCAAATTGTGTAGataggaataaaaatctgttgctggggtaagtgggataactttggctcattttggggcttttggtcaaggaccctttattAAAATCAATTATTAACTGAAACATAACAAATCGCACCGCTTCCAAATTATTCTCATGCTCCTGTGTTACAACAAACCACAACAAACCAATAATGAGATCATATCACTGTTCTAGTTTATGATGAATAATACGGTTGGATCTGGATGATTGGCAAGTACTAAATTTTTTTGAGGTCTAAGATTCGTTCAATTATCACTATCCAATTATCCAAAGATATCCTTCCATTTTCGGATAAGCAAAGCTGAAGACAAATTGGGTGTCTGCCTAATCCCTAAATACCATCATGTTGAGAAGGACAGCTTATTTCAAGTGGCATAAGGGTCATAACTTGCATGTTCTTATTGGAATCGTGTTACACAAACCTTCCTTAAGAGTGATAATGATAATGATTCAAAACATATCTATAACCTAACCAAAGGTTTATCTTTATGATAGTGTTGCTGATGCGTTTGACATTATCTTTTATGAGTTTTTGTTAACCAAAATTTGTGCGCGATAACGATGACTGCACTTAATTATCAACCTTTGTTAAATTGTTAATTGACCCCCGACATTTTGAATGGAGGAAGTTTAGTCACCTATCAGTTCTTTTTTATAATAGAGCCTAGACATCTTTTGTGACTATTCGTTCGTGATGTTGAAGCACTATTTGTTTAAAGCCATTTGATTTTTCTCGATTGTAACCGGTTGTGTTGCTTGCATCACAGTTTGGATAATCATGCTTAAGTTACTTTTTAAACTAATAATAATGTGGAAGTTTCTAGTTTCAGTGATGGAGAGGGCAACTCGCATCTGCGTTGAGTAGATATAATAAACCGAAGAAATGAATAACGTAGTTATACAGTAGGAGCTTATGCATCTTCTCTATCATGCGGCTATCTCTCCCGTCACAAAGCATGGGGGAGAAGAAAAATCGGTGCCCCATACTTTCATTTCCTAAGAGTAAGTCAACTATAAAATTTCACGAAACCGAGAGGGGGCACCAATCCCGCAGCTGGAAGAGCAGGCGACACAGGAAAATAGCAGCTCGACATGAATTAGTCGTTGCTTTGCATAACTGAATCACCATCATCCTTTGTTGTTTCGAGGTTTCGAAGCGGCCCATTTGAAATAATTACAATTTGCTTCAGGATTTGATGCAGGTCCCTGCAAGAACAAAACATATGCCACTAGTTAGTTCATCTCCCGTTGCCTCTTGCACTCGAcatataaaagaagaaaagcatcatTGTTGAGTAGACAATTAGACGTGGAACATAATAGTCCAAAGACTTTCTTTTAATAATCTATGAATTTATTGAAACAAGCAACTTAGTTTCAGTACACATTACCGTACTGAATCATTCTcaaccatctttttttttttttgaataaacagAGTAGCCTAGACGGCTCACCCCCCTATTGGATTTtatttcaaagaaaagaaaagaaaaaaaagtacaaaAGCCCCTATCCTCAACCATCTTTTTCCTTAACTAATGCAAGAGTGTGATTTaacttctcttttgtttttggttcctATCCTTAACCATATAGTTCACAGAATGGAAACATTTGCAAATTGCCACCGTTATTTGAGTTTTATGAGAAGTACCTCAGCACGTGCACAAACATAAAATCTGCGACCAAAATTAGGACCTTGTTTCTTCACAACCCGAGGAACACAAGGTTCTCGATGACCCTTGCAAAGTGGTATGCTATTCTGCATGACTTGCTGTAACCTTTGCCACTCCAGTAAAGCTAAActattcttctctttcttcaaaGAACAAGCAGCGAGTTCATCTTGATCCGCATCCCGAATTGAGGCGCTTGAGTGCAATACACACTGCTCTACACTGCCACTTTGATTCGTTGGCATGGGAGTTTCATTTGGCAGATGATTAGATTCTGAAATATCTATCTGAGTTGATTCAGTCCCACTGTCTGCACGGTTGCTCTTGCTAGGGATTGAACTTTTCTGGAAAAATGATCTCAATGAGAGTTGGGACAATTGACTGCCTTTTGCTTTTTTCTTGGTTTCATTCCCTGGCCTTGTTTTGGTAGGCTCACTACTTAAAGTAACCAAGGTGTCACAAGCAGCCTCATTAGCAAAACCGCTGGAACACTCAATTGTTCTTGAACTGCGAAATCCAAAGTCTTGGCTCGAGGAAGAACAGGGTGTGCCACATTGGTCAGGCAAGCTTGTCTCTGTCTCACTACAACTCTCTTTAATGTTAATTTCATCCACTTCAGAAACTTTTCTCTTCATTAACAATGATACTGCACAAGACTAAGGGCTCCGTCAGCTCAGAATATGCATAAAGAAGCAGCTTCAGGGGTAAAGGTTAGATAAAGTTGACATATCATTCAAGTGAGTATATAGCATTTTTGTGGGCAAAGTAATAACAATTCAGCcatatatattcttcttcttcttctcttccgaCACTTTTAACTTTGTTATTAAAACCTTTATTATCAAAAGAATACTTAATTTTATAGATCTAATTTCTAATCTGTCAAAGAAGTCCTAAACTAATCCCACTAACAGCAGACTGTACATAGGATATTAAAGTATTACATAGAATAAACGCTTAATTTAATTGATCAATGAAAAACACTGTAAACAAGAACAGATTCAATTCACTATATGTCTAAATATAGTAGATAAAACAGAGAGGCACCACTTGCTTTCTCCAATTTTAAAGTGCCCCATAAGGGGTTTATCCACTGATATCCTTGCATACTTCACATGGCTTAAAAATAGAACATATGTTCAGAGAGAGATGGAAAGATGGAATTCAGCAAAAGGAGAAGGATAGTTTCATACCAAGGGTTTGCTGGAGACCACGAACCATTGGAATATATCTAGCAGATAAACGTGGGGTGCTATGCTGGCAGATATTAGGCAATTCCAGTAAACTTGTGTAAACAGGTGCATGATCGGAGCCTTCAAGTTTGATACTCCTCTGCCCTCCCTTCCACCTGAGGGTAGAAAAGAGGTTAAAGTAGAATCCTAACTGATAGACACACATGCTTCACCTCATATGTGTGTAAACATGCATGTATTTACATATGATGAACAGTTGGTTAATCAAATGAGCATAAACACTAACAAAAGCAAAATATCAAGAAACAGAACTGATAAAGTATGCCCATGTATCCACAGAGGTGGACACACACACAAAGCAAGCTTCTATTGTAAACTTAAACTCTTGAAATGGCACGCAATAATTCGATAACACTCTAGATGTATCTCATACCTCAGTGAATTTCCTGGTTTCCACCGTTTATATTGTGTCAATATGTCACACTCCTTGACATGGCAAGCTACAAAGTTATGGTTTTCAAGGTCCTGCTCTTGGTGAAGACATAAACCAGCACAAAGAATGTGATCGATTCTGGAGCCATAATTAAATTCTTCAGCACCACTACTTTGTGACCAGCATGTGTATGCTTCTCTTCTGCAGACAAACACAAAATGGACAGAAATGTCAAGCAACAATAATTCACTTGGAATAAAATGATGGAATGATAAAACAGAAAAGGAAAGAGATAGTGAACAATTCACACTGATCATAATATAGAGCATTTTCAATATGCTAGCGAACAAAAATTGACTATCAAAATCCCAAATTCAGAACTGTGCATGGATACGAGAAATGACAATTTAACAATGATTGCAGAAAACAATGATGTGATTAAATAACTGAAGTGCAATATTAACTTCAACTGACTATGCATGTTCCCTGAACACTGACCAAACACAACTCAGTAATGAAATTAGATGAttgttaaataaataaaataaatgagagTTTCTCTAGAGTAAGAGCTGTATACCTATCAGGATGTTTTGCTCTGAAAACATCAAAGAAAGATCCTCTATTTTCCACTAACATGGATCTAAACCATCTTCTGAATCTACAAAGTAGATTTCAAGAAATTAGGTACTGATCTTCTCTCATAAACCACTACATTTTGAATATCCAGATCACCACTGCATAGAGATCAAGGAAGCTTCTTACTGATTGTTCTCAAATTCTGGTTCTGCTTCACAACGATCTAAGCAAGTGGGTGCAATGTTCAGATCACCAACTACAATTATCCTCCTCCCCTGACGCAAGAGAGACTCCCATCTTTTCTACAACAAAAATAACCAATATCAATGAAAAAACACACCAAAAAGACGACATTTTTCAGTTCGAATGAAGAAAACTCTGAACCATACATAATGCTCATACGATCAAATGCATAACTGCACAAATGAAAGAAACAACATAAAGAAACTTAAAAGCTAAAAGGCTCAATTGAGTTACCTGTAACATCTTATAAAAATTGAGCTTAAACTTGATCCTTTCCGTATCGTCACCTCCAGCTCTTGGTCCATACAAATTGAATAGAACTAGCCAACATTTTCACCACAAACTTAAAGCAATTTTCCAAGAAATGAAACCCTCTAAAAGACTCGAACTTTGAAATGTGAAGCTACAGATAAACATACCAAAATGATGATGATCAGTAACAACACACCGTCCCTCTCCATCAACCTGAAGAAGCTCCTCTTTCGAAAACTCCTCAAGCCCTTCTGCCACCGTATCCAATTCTCCGAGCAAACCACTGAACCCTTCCTCCgccgccaccggcaacgccacCTCATCACTATTAAACGCCGACTTGACCCGACAAAACGTAGCCACACCTTCAAATCCGAAACCAATCAATAGAAaatcgaaacaaaaaaaaaaggtctgaAATTTTGGGGAAATTGGATCAGAACTTACCGGAATACCCAGCACGGCCTCGTTCGGAGGTCCGGGTGCAGGAGAAGAACGACTCGTAGCCTTCCGCCATTACCAAATCGGCGGTCAATTCCTGCCGCCTCAGTTTGGTTTCCTGGAAGCAAATGACGTCAGCGTCCAAGGAATTCAGCAATTTGAGAAGAGAGCCGAACTGTGCGATCCGCGGCCTCAGGCCGTTGACGTTGTACGTCACGATCTTCATCgtcgtcgtcttcttcttctaatcaCGAAACCCTAAATTGCAGAAAATTTGGAGGTAAAAAACAAACCCAGTGGCGGGTAAAACGGCGTCGTTGAAGGTAATACGTGGAGCTATGTAATTGGCTCAGGCGGTGGGTTTTTAAAGTTTACTTCTCCAGATAGTGCTTTCTCCCCCAAAAGCACTTTTTTTgaaaaacagaatttttttaATTCGCAGTGGAATCCAAGTATCTGCGTTTTGTGGAAAGCTGATGAACTAAGCTGTGTTGGTATGCTTCTGCTTTCTGGGTCCAATTTGGATTTTCGGATTGTCTACCCCAAATTCCCAATTTGCAGAGCAAACCCTAGAGTACCAAATTGAAGCCAGGGCTTTGTGTGAAGCATGGATCAGTGGAAAGGTGATGACTTTGCAGGTGGTTCAGCTCCTTCTTCGTCCCAGCCTCTTGCTTGTGATTCCAGGTTTGTTATAATACTTGTCCTTCTCTTTCACATTTACTGGTTTAGCTTCTGTAATTACATGGCTCATAGGGTTTGATTGGATTGAAGGAGATGAGCTTATATAAAGTTTTGGTCTTTATGATTTGATCATGGTGCAGGAAAAGGGCTGATTTAGAAACCAAGGACCCTGTTTCTGCGAGAAAAGTACAGAAAGCTGACCGTGAAAAATTGAGGAGGGATCGGCTGAATGAGCATTTTCTTGATTTGGGAAACACATTAGGTAAAGTATAGTAGCTCGTTTTAGTTGGTACTCTAGTACTCTTTTTGTGCATTGTTTTCGTGGACATGGAAATGTTTAAACATCAAAATTCCCAAATCGATTACCTATCCGATACGGGCAGTGTTCTCTTAGTGGACAGTATGTCATGAATTAGGGCCAGGCATGTATGTGAGAAGAGAAAATTAGACTATCAAAGACAATGTCTTGATTCTCAAGAAAAAGTTGTTATGTTGGAAATGCAGACCCAGATAGGCCAAAGAACGACAAGGCCACTATCCTTACAGACACAATTCAAATGTTGAAGGATTTAACGTCGGATGTGAACAAACTGAAGGCTGAGTGTGCAGCACTCAATGGTGAATCCCGTGAGGTGAGGCGATGTTCGTTTTATGTATCGTCCGCATGGTTGTTACTCGTAAGACTGATTGTTTGCTTATGTTTAAGAattcttgtttttgttatgcGCAGCTGACAGTGGAGAAGAATGAGCTAAGAGAAGAGAAGGTATCTTTAAAATCTGATATTGAGAATCTCAATGCTCAATATCAGCAAAGAGTGAGGGTTATGTTTCCATGGGGGGCTATGGATCCTTCTGTTGTTATGGCGCCACCTTATTCATATCCAATGCCTGTAGCTGTTCCGCCCGGTCCAATTCC encodes the following:
- the LOC133716717 gene encoding DNA-(apurinic or apyrimidinic site) endonuclease 2 produces the protein MKIVTYNVNGLRPRIAQFGSLLKLLNSLDADVICFQETKLRRQELTADLVMAEGYESFFSCTRTSERGRAGYSGVATFCRVKSAFNSDEVALPVAAEEGFSGLLGELDTVAEGLEEFSKEELLQVDGEGRCVVTDHHHFVLFNLYGPRAGGDDTERIKFKLNFYKMLQKRWESLLRQGRRIIVVGDLNIAPTCLDRCEAEPEFENNQFRRWFRSMLVENRGSFFDVFRAKHPDRREAYTCWSQSSGAEEFNYGSRIDHILCAGLCLHQEQDLENHNFVACHVKECDILTQYKRWKPGNSLRWKGGQRSIKLEGSDHAPVYTSLLELPNICQHSTPRLSARYIPMVRGLQQTLVSLLMKRKVSEVDEINIKESCSETETSLPDQCGTPCSSSSQDFGFRSSRTIECSSGFANEAACDTLVTLSSEPTKTRPGNETKKKAKGSQLSQLSLRSFFQKSSIPSKSNRADSGTESTQIDISESNHLPNETPMPTNQSGSVEQCVLHSSASIRDADQDELAACSLKKEKNSLALLEWQRLQQVMQNSIPLCKGHREPCVPRVVKKQGPNFGRRFYVCARAEGPASNPEANCNYFKWAASKPRNNKG
- the LOC133716730 gene encoding transcription factor bHLH121, which encodes MDQWKGDDFAGGSAPSSSQPLACDSRKRADLETKDPVSARKVQKADREKLRRDRLNEHFLDLGNTLDPDRPKNDKATILTDTIQMLKDLTSDVNKLKAECAALNGESRELTVEKNELREEKVSLKSDIENLNAQYQQRVRVMFPWGAMDPSVVMAPPYSYPMPVAVPPGPIPMHPSLQPFPYYQTQNPATIPNSCPTFVSYPTPINRPVEQPLPQPQYASVSHVSSKQDSKSKSSDHQRGSNAERCDGSNDVATELVLKMPGSSAHQESSCGARKGKQSRTKDRNITDGSSSSRYSSSQVVQENSSNSVGDIPKTNK